Below is a window of Sporosarcina ureae DNA.
AATTGCGCGACACCCGATAGTGCTTCTAAGTCGTCAAGATCAATCGACTCATCAATATCTTTGCCTAGCATCATATTTGAAAAAGTATGAGCTAATTGCAATGCGCGCTCTGTTGTTTCACCTTTAATCATCTGTGTCATCATGGAAGCAGATGCCATTGAAATGGAACATCCTTCGCCTTCAAACTTAACATCCTTGACGATGTCGTCTTCTACGTTCATTGTTAAACGGATGACGTCACCACAAGTTGGATTGTTCATGTCGATTGTAACATTACCATTCTCCAAGACGCCTTTGTTTTTCGGGTGTTTATAGTGCTCCATAATTACAGAACGATAAAGTTGATCTAATTTATTAGTAGACATCGTTAAAATACTCCTTTGTTGTGCGAAGTCCTTCCACGAGGCGATCTACGTCATCAGTGGTGTTGTAAAGATAGAAGCTAGCACGTGCTGTCGAAGAAACTTGTAACCATTTCATCAACGGTTGTGCACAATGGTGACCTGCACGAACAGCTATACCATTCATATCGAGTACAGTAGCAACATCGTGAGGATGGACGTCATCCAAATTGAATGTGACCAATCCTGCGCGCTTTTCTGGATCTCTTGGACCGTAAATGGTCAAACCGTCGATTTCAGACATTTTATCCATAGCATAACCAGCTAGTTCGTGTTCATGCTTTTCGATAGCATCCAAACCGATTTCTTCCAGGAAGTCGATGGCTGCACCGAGTCCGATAGCTCCTGCAATAATAGGTGTGCCGCCTTCAAATTTCCAAGGCAACTCTTTCCATGTGGATTCGTATAATCCGACAAAATCAATCATTTCGCCGCCGAATTCGATAGGTTCCATATTATTGAGCAAATCCTTCTTACCGTAGAGGACACCGATACCGGTAGGTCCACACATTTTGTGTCCGGAAAATGCAAGGAAGTCGCAATCTAGATTCTGTACATCTATTTTTAAATGTGGAGCTGCTTGTGCAGCATCCACACACATCACTGCGCCATGTTGATGGGCAATTTTTGTGATTTCTTCAATCGGATTCATCGTACCGAGGACGTTGGAAACATACATGATCGAAACAATTTTCGTTTTGTCTGTAATGGTTTCCCGTACTTTATCAAGTGATAATGTACCGTCTTCTTCTAAATCAATATATTTTAACACGGCGCCAGTTTCTTTTGCGAGCTGTTGCCACGGAATAATATTGGAATGGTGCTCCATATGTGTAATGACGATCTCGTCACCTTCCGAGACATTGGCACGGCCATAACTTTGCGCAACAGTGTTGATAGCTGTTGTTGTACCGCGCATGAAGATCACTTCTTGCGTGGATTTGGCATTAATGAATTTACGGACTTTCTCGCGAGCACCTTCATAGCCGTCTGTCGCGCGATTCCCAAGTGTATGCACCCCACGGTGAACATTCGAGTTATCAAAGCGATAGTAGCGATTCAGTGCCTCAATTACTTGAACAGGCTTTTGTGATGTAGCAGCACTATCCAAGTAGACAAGAGGATGTCCATTGACTTCTTGGTCTAATATAGGGAAATGATTGCGGATGTCTTTGCTGAGCATTAGCGCACTTTCCTTTCAATAACCTCCGTCAATTGTTTTCTAACTCCTGCGATTGGCAATTTGCTAACGACTGGAGCTAAGAAACCATGAATGATGAGGCGTTCTGCTTCTTCTTGTGTAATACCACGGCTCATTAGATAGAACATTTGTAGAGGATCTACACGTCCTACTGAAGCTGCGTGACCTGCTGTTACATCGTCTTCATCGATGAGTAAAATCGGGTTTGCGTCTCCGCGCCCTCTTTCACCCAACATCAGAATACGTGACTCTTGCACTGCGTTAGAACGAGTAGCGCCTTTTGCGATACGACCGATTCCATTAAAGATGGCAGTAGAGTTTTCTTTCATTACACCGTGCTTCAAAATGAAAGCGTCTGTATCAAGTCCCCAGTGTACGATTTCAGATGTGAAGTTTTGTTTCTGGTTACCGCGTCCGACGACTACGGATTTCATATCACTAGATGAACCGTCACCTACTAAATGCGTGATGTTTTCAGAAATCGTATTGCTGTCGTTCATCAGTCCAAGCGCCCACTCAATGCGTGCGTGAGGTCCAGTAACACCGCGACGGTTGACATAAGTTGTCATACCTTCTGCTAATACGTCGACTGCACCGTAGACAATTTTCGCATTCGCCATAGCAAATACTTCAGATACAATGTTCGCTTGAGTTGCCGCATGCTCGATAGTAGAAAGATAGCTTTCTACATATGTTACTTGGCTGTTTTCCTCTGCGACAATTACTACGTGGTTAAATAATGAAGCTTCTTCATTATCGTGAATGAAGAGTACTTGCAGTGGATCTTCGATAACTACGTTTTTAGGTACGTAGACAAATACTCCACCGTTGATCAATGCTGCGTGAAGAGCTGTTAATTTATGCTCATCCACTTTCACACCATTAGTCATCAAGTGTTTCTGCAACAACTCACTGTGTTCGCGTGATGCCGTGAAGATATCCGTCATAATAACGCCTTGTGACTTCAGATCTTCTGACAATGAAAGGTATGCAGGTGTGTTATTGTGCTGCACGTAAATGTTTTGTTGTTGTTCGTCATCAATCAATGCTTTCGCTTCTGTTGGCATTTCTTCCAAGCCCGCGAAGATTGAGCTTTCAACTGTATGTGAAGGGAATTCCGTGAAATTCCACTTTGTAATCTTAGTTTTATCTGGTCTTGGCATTTCGAGTACTTCAGCTTTAGCTAGAGCATTCGAACGAAAATCTGCCATCCAAGCAGCTTCCTCCACTTTTGCGGAATAAGAGCGGACGTCTTGTTCGGTCAATGCCAATGTTGTTTCAACCGTCATTTTGAGTCGTCCCCTTTCTTATGCTTCTTGTCCAACAGTTTCGTCTTCGATACCTAGCTCTTCTTTGATCCAGTCATATCCTTCAACTTCAAGTTTCTTGGCCAATTCAGAACCACCAGTTTTAACGATTTTACCTTGCATGATGATATGCACTTTGTCCGGCGTGATGTAGTCTAACAAACGCTGGTAGTGAGTGATGATCAAGCAACCAAAACCTTCACCGCGCATTTGGTTGATTCCGTTAGAAACAATTTTCAATGCGTCGATATCTAGACCTGAGTCAATTTCGTCAAGTACTGCAAACTTTGGTTTCAACATCATTAGCTGGAGAATTTCATTACGCTTTTTCTCTCCACCAGAGAAACCTTCGTTTAAATAACGAGTTGCCATATCTTCTTCCATTTCAAGAACTTCCATCTTGCTATCCATTTCACGAATAAATTTCATCAATGAAATTTCATCGCCTTCTTCACGACGTGCGTTCACTCCAGAACGGAGGAAGTCTGCGTTCGTTACGCCAGTGATTTCACTTGGATATTGCATTGCTAGGAATAGACCTGCTCTTGCGCGCTCATCTACTTCCATTGCTAATACGTCTTCTCCATCAATTGTAATTGATCCAGAAGTGACTTCATATTTCGGGTGACCCATGATTGCTGATGCAAGCGTAGATTTCCCCGTACCATTGGGACCCATGATTGCATGGATCTCATTTGTATTTATTGTTAAGGTAACACCCTTTAAGATTTCTTTGTCCTCAATTTGGACATGAAGAT
It encodes the following:
- the sufU gene encoding Fe-S cluster assembly sulfur transfer protein SufU, whose translation is MSTNKLDQLYRSVIMEHYKHPKNKGVLENGNVTIDMNNPTCGDVIRLTMNVEDDIVKDVKFEGEGCSISMASASMMTQMIKGETTERALQLAHTFSNMMLGKDIDESIDLDDLEALSGVAQFPARIKCATLSWKAMEKGVSGESQ
- a CDS encoding cysteine desulfurase; this translates as MLSKDIRNHFPILDQEVNGHPLVYLDSAATSQKPVQVIEALNRYYRFDNSNVHRGVHTLGNRATDGYEGAREKVRKFINAKSTQEVIFMRGTTTAINTVAQSYGRANVSEGDEIVITHMEHHSNIIPWQQLAKETGAVLKYIDLEEDGTLSLDKVRETITDKTKIVSIMYVSNVLGTMNPIEEITKIAHQHGAVMCVDAAQAAPHLKIDVQNLDCDFLAFSGHKMCGPTGIGVLYGKKDLLNNMEPIEFGGEMIDFVGLYESTWKELPWKFEGGTPIIAGAIGLGAAIDFLEEIGLDAIEKHEHELAGYAMDKMSEIDGLTIYGPRDPEKRAGLVTFNLDDVHPHDVATVLDMNGIAVRAGHHCAQPLMKWLQVSSTARASFYLYNTTDDVDRLVEGLRTTKEYFNDVY
- the sufD gene encoding Fe-S cluster assembly protein SufD encodes the protein MTVETTLALTEQDVRSYSAKVEEAAWMADFRSNALAKAEVLEMPRPDKTKITKWNFTEFPSHTVESSIFAGLEEMPTEAKALIDDEQQQNIYVQHNNTPAYLSLSEDLKSQGVIMTDIFTASREHSELLQKHLMTNGVKVDEHKLTALHAALINGGVFVYVPKNVVIEDPLQVLFIHDNEEASLFNHVVIVAEENSQVTYVESYLSTIEHAATQANIVSEVFAMANAKIVYGAVDVLAEGMTTYVNRRGVTGPHARIEWALGLMNDSNTISENITHLVGDGSSSDMKSVVVGRGNQKQNFTSEIVHWGLDTDAFILKHGVMKENSTAIFNGIGRIAKGATRSNAVQESRILMLGERGRGDANPILLIDEDDVTAGHAASVGRVDPLQMFYLMSRGITQEEAERLIIHGFLAPVVSKLPIAGVRKQLTEVIERKVR
- the sufC gene encoding Fe-S cluster assembly ATPase SufC translates to MAILEIKDLHVQIEDKEILKGVTLTINTNEIHAIMGPNGTGKSTLASAIMGHPKYEVTSGSITIDGEDVLAMEVDERARAGLFLAMQYPSEITGVTNADFLRSGVNARREEGDEISLMKFIREMDSKMEVLEMEEDMATRYLNEGFSGGEKKRNEILQLMMLKPKFAVLDEIDSGLDIDALKIVSNGINQMRGEGFGCLIITHYQRLLDYITPDKVHIIMQGKIVKTGGSELAKKLEVEGYDWIKEELGIEDETVGQEA